Proteins from one Prevotella sp. E2-28 genomic window:
- the gcvPB gene encoding aminomethyl-transferring glycine dehydrogenase subunit GcvPB: MNNRLYGNLIFELSHEGRKGYSLPKNNFGDYEIPAAMKRAEDAQLPECDELTVVRHYTNLSNNNFGVDTGFYPLGSCTMKYNPKINEEVAAMPQFQNLHPKQPAATVKGAQALVTLLEKSLCELTGLAHFTFKPYAGAHGELTGLMTIDNYHRSRGDMARKKVVVPDSAHGTNPASAAVCGLEIVEVKSLANGQVDFEDLQRIVAEQGQEIAAMMMTNPNTLGLFETRIPEIAKLIHDCGGLMYYDGANLNPMLGACRPGDMGFDVMHINLHKTFSTPHGGGGPGAGPVGVREGLQDCFPFVSPDHGNYGVMMRAYAYILSLGREHVKEVGPLAVLNANYIKESLKDVYELPIDTTCCHEFVFDGLKDKSTGVTTMDVAKRLLDYGYHAPTIYFPLLFHESLMIEPTENESKETLDGFIAVMRKIAEEAKNDPELVKSAPHTTPIGRVDDVLAAKHPVTTYKQLKNEQN, encoded by the coding sequence ATGAATAATCGATTATACGGAAACCTTATTTTCGAACTCTCTCACGAGGGACGAAAAGGCTACAGCCTACCAAAAAACAATTTTGGCGATTATGAGATACCAGCTGCGATGAAACGTGCAGAAGATGCGCAGTTGCCAGAATGTGATGAATTGACGGTGGTGCGCCATTATACTAATCTGTCGAATAATAACTTTGGTGTTGATACGGGCTTCTATCCGCTGGGATCGTGTACGATGAAGTACAATCCTAAGATAAACGAAGAGGTTGCTGCTATGCCACAGTTCCAGAACCTGCATCCTAAGCAGCCTGCTGCAACCGTAAAGGGTGCTCAGGCATTGGTGACGCTGCTTGAGAAATCGCTCTGCGAACTTACTGGTTTGGCTCACTTCACTTTTAAACCCTATGCAGGTGCTCATGGTGAGTTGACTGGTCTGATGACTATCGACAACTACCATCGCAGTCGTGGCGATATGGCTCGCAAGAAGGTGGTTGTGCCTGATAGTGCCCATGGCACCAATCCTGCTTCGGCAGCAGTATGTGGATTAGAGATTGTAGAAGTGAAATCATTGGCCAATGGTCAGGTTGACTTCGAGGATCTGCAGCGCATCGTGGCTGAGCAAGGTCAGGAGATTGCTGCTATGATGATGACCAATCCCAATACACTAGGACTATTTGAAACTCGTATCCCTGAGATAGCAAAACTCATCCACGACTGTGGAGGATTGATGTATTATGATGGTGCTAACCTGAATCCGATGCTTGGCGCTTGTCGTCCTGGCGATATGGGATTTGATGTGATGCACATTAATCTACATAAGACGTTCTCAACGCCTCATGGCGGAGGCGGTCCTGGTGCAGGTCCTGTTGGTGTTCGTGAGGGATTGCAGGATTGTTTCCCATTCGTGTCTCCCGATCATGGTAATTATGGCGTGATGATGCGTGCGTACGCTTATATTCTCTCACTTGGTCGTGAGCATGTGAAAGAAGTTGGCCCCTTGGCTGTGCTCAATGCCAATTATATCAAGGAGAGTTTGAAGGATGTCTATGAGTTGCCTATTGATACTACGTGTTGTCATGAGTTTGTGTTCGATGGCTTGAAGGATAAGAGCACAGGTGTGACCACGATGGATGTCGCCAAGCGACTGCTCGATTACGGCTATCATGCGCCTACCATCTATTTCCCGTTGCTCTTCCATGAGTCTCTGATGATAGAGCCTACGGAGAATGAGAGTAAAGAAACACTCGATGGATTTATTGCTGTGATGC
- the gcvPA gene encoding aminomethyl-transferring glycine dehydrogenase subunit GcvPA, whose protein sequence is MDYKYFPHTQDDLKVMMEKVGVKDLDGLYAQIPESIRFKGDYQLPSEMSEIEVRQLFERLGSQNRQLTCFAGYGVYDHYTPSVIPSLLQRSEFLTSYTPYQAEISQGTLHYIFEYQSMMAELTGMDISNASMYDGTTATAEAMMMAVAAGKKVNKVLVSETLNADIRKVLDTYALHQGIELETITEKDGVTDFDDLKTKLAAGGVAGVIVRQPNAIGIVEDFTGFADACHDNKALLIINSIAADLAVLKTPGEWGADIAVGDGQSLGIPMQWGGPYVGYMCCTEKLIRKMPGRIVGMTKDNRDQRAFVLTLQAREQHIRRQKATSNICSNQSLMALFVTIYMSLMGKQGLKEAAELSYAGAHYLCDKLLATGHFSLVYDKPFFNEFLVRYDKDLDELISFYIMNGILPGVKMSDGSLLMAVTEKRTKEEIDLFLSILPMAHGVH, encoded by the coding sequence ATGGATTACAAATATTTTCCGCATACTCAGGATGATCTGAAGGTGATGATGGAGAAAGTCGGGGTGAAAGACCTTGATGGACTCTACGCCCAGATACCTGAGAGCATCCGCTTCAAGGGTGATTATCAGTTGCCCTCGGAGATGAGTGAGATTGAGGTGCGCCAGTTGTTTGAGAGACTGGGTTCGCAGAATCGACAACTTACTTGTTTCGCTGGCTATGGTGTTTATGATCACTATACACCATCGGTGATTCCTAGTTTGTTGCAGCGTTCCGAGTTCCTTACTTCTTATACGCCATATCAGGCTGAGATATCTCAAGGTACATTACATTATATCTTTGAGTATCAGAGCATGATGGCAGAACTCACAGGTATGGATATTTCGAATGCCTCGATGTACGATGGTACAACAGCTACGGCAGAGGCAATGATGATGGCTGTGGCTGCTGGCAAGAAAGTGAATAAGGTGCTGGTGTCTGAAACCTTGAATGCCGATATCAGGAAGGTGCTTGACACCTATGCCTTGCATCAAGGCATTGAGTTGGAGACAATTACCGAGAAGGATGGTGTGACAGATTTCGATGATCTCAAGACGAAACTTGCAGCTGGAGGTGTGGCAGGTGTCATTGTGCGGCAGCCAAACGCTATAGGTATTGTGGAGGACTTTACAGGCTTTGCCGATGCGTGTCACGACAACAAGGCACTGCTGATTATCAATAGCATAGCTGCCGATCTTGCTGTGCTTAAGACGCCTGGTGAGTGGGGAGCCGACATTGCTGTGGGTGACGGCCAGAGCCTTGGCATTCCCATGCAGTGGGGTGGTCCATACGTAGGGTATATGTGTTGTACAGAGAAGCTGATCAGAAAAATGCCAGGCCGTATTGTCGGTATGACGAAAGATAATCGCGACCAACGGGCTTTTGTGCTCACCCTTCAGGCTCGCGAACAACATATCCGTCGCCAAAAGGCCACCTCTAACATCTGTAGTAATCAGAGTCTGATGGCGCTCTTCGTAACTATCTATATGTCGCTGATGGGCAAACAAGGGCTGAAGGAGGCTGCAGAGCTTTCTTATGCAGGCGCTCATTATCTCTGCGACAAACTCTTGGCAACAGGACATTTCTCTCTTGTTTACGACAAACCTTTCTTCAACGAATTTCTTGTTCGTTATGATAAGGATCTCGACGAGCTGATCTCGTTCTATATTATGAACGGCATTCTGCCTGGTGTGAAGATGAGTGATGGCAGTCTGCTCATGGCTGTTACGGAGAAGCGTACAAAGGAAGAAATCGACTTATTCCTCAGTATACTTCCAATGGCTCATGGTGTACATTAA
- the gcvH gene encoding glycine cleavage system protein GcvH produces the protein MAKVIEGLYYSESHEYVKVEGKIGYIGISDYAQHALGNVVYVDMPDVDDEVEAGSEFGAVESVKAASDLIAPVSGVVVEVNEALDDQPELINQDPYENWIIKVELSDETEIDNLMDAKAYAEFCEK, from the coding sequence ATGGCAAAAGTAATTGAAGGACTCTATTACAGTGAGTCACATGAGTATGTAAAGGTAGAAGGTAAGATTGGCTACATTGGTATCAGTGATTATGCACAGCACGCTTTGGGCAATGTGGTGTATGTAGATATGCCTGACGTTGATGATGAGGTGGAGGCTGGTTCTGAGTTTGGTGCCGTAGAGAGTGTGAAGGCAGCCAGTGACCTGATAGCACCTGTGTCTGGTGTGGTTGTCGAGGTGAACGAAGCACTTGATGATCAGCCGGAACTCATCAACCAAGATCCTTATGAGAACTGGATTATCAAAGTGGAACTCTCGGATGAGACGGAAATCGATAATCTGATGGACGCAAAGGCATACGCTGAATTCTGCGAGAAATAA
- the gcvT gene encoding glycine cleavage system aminomethyltransferase GcvT, translating to MGIKTEPVRRDKRTCLYDRHVAQGATMVSFGGFDMPLLYQYAGIAPEHLAVREHAGLFDVSHMGEVTVKGPDAERYVQHIFTNDVANAPVGKIYYGMMCYENGGTVDDLLVYKMGENDFFLVINAANIDKDWAWMQQHAAGFDIDLENRSDYYGQIALQGPEAEHIMETVLGLPCSELAFYTVKTVGEVIISRTGYTGEDGFEIYASHEYIQQCWDKLIDDGVQACGLGCRDTLRFEVGLPLYGDELTEEITPIMAGLGMFVKLDKEDFIGKDALARQKAEGPAKKLVGIELFDKAIPRHGYTVLNMAGEPIGEVTTGYHGISVDKSVCMALVNAEYAALDTAVQIQIRKKIFPGKVVKKQFYQKSYKK from the coding sequence ATGGGAATTAAAACAGAACCAGTGAGGAGAGATAAACGTACCTGTCTTTATGATAGACACGTGGCACAAGGTGCTACAATGGTGTCGTTTGGTGGGTTTGATATGCCGTTGCTGTATCAGTATGCGGGTATCGCACCAGAGCATTTGGCTGTACGTGAACATGCGGGTCTCTTCGATGTGAGTCACATGGGCGAGGTTACGGTTAAAGGGCCAGATGCCGAGCGTTATGTGCAGCATATCTTCACCAATGATGTAGCCAATGCACCTGTGGGTAAGATATACTACGGCATGATGTGCTATGAGAATGGTGGAACAGTAGATGACCTTTTGGTATATAAGATGGGCGAGAATGATTTCTTCCTCGTTATCAATGCTGCCAATATAGATAAGGATTGGGCTTGGATGCAACAGCATGCCGCTGGTTTTGACATCGACTTGGAGAACCGTTCCGATTATTATGGTCAGATAGCTCTGCAGGGGCCTGAAGCCGAGCATATTATGGAAACGGTTCTTGGCTTGCCATGTAGCGAATTAGCTTTCTATACAGTGAAGACTGTTGGTGAAGTGATTATCTCCAGAACAGGCTACACAGGCGAGGACGGCTTCGAGATATATGCCTCACACGAATATATCCAGCAGTGCTGGGATAAACTAATTGATGATGGTGTTCAAGCCTGTGGATTAGGTTGTCGCGACACGCTACGCTTCGAAGTGGGATTGCCACTATATGGCGATGAACTTACGGAGGAGATAACGCCTATTATGGCAGGATTGGGTATGTTCGTGAAACTTGATAAGGAAGATTTTATTGGCAAGGATGCGCTGGCTCGTCAGAAAGCCGAAGGGCCTGCTAAGAAATTGGTGGGTATTGAACTCTTTGACAAAGCTATTCCTCGTCATGGCTATACCGTGTTGAATATGGCAGGTGAGCCAATTGGTGAGGTAACTACAGGCTATCATGGCATTTCTGTGGATAAGAGCGTCTGTATGGCGTTAGTCAATGCTGAGTATGCCGCTTTGGATACTGCAGTCCAGATACAGATTCGCAAGAAGATATTCCCTGGTAAAGTGGTGAAAAAGCAGTTTTATCAGAAAAGCTATAAGAAATAA
- a CDS encoding lipoate--protein ligase family protein: MKYVVLKDENLRQLSFYLAMEEYIARHLEADDYFFMWQVEPSVIFGRNQVAENEVNFDYCREHGIRVFRRKSGGGCVYADQDNVMMSFVTPNEDVALTFNRFIGMLLLVLRKLGVKATSTTHNDVMIGGRKVSGTAFYHLPGRSIVHATMLYDTNMDHMLHAITPSHEKLQAKGIESVRQRITFLKDYIPQSLEEFKTFVRSTLCNDEWVLTEDEIKGIEALEQTYLDKDFVKLIIKS, translated from the coding sequence ATGAAATATGTAGTCCTAAAGGACGAAAACCTAAGACAACTATCGTTTTATCTTGCTATGGAGGAGTATATTGCCCGCCATTTGGAGGCTGATGATTATTTCTTTATGTGGCAGGTAGAGCCCAGTGTTATCTTTGGTAGAAATCAGGTTGCTGAGAACGAGGTGAACTTCGACTATTGTCGTGAACATGGTATACGAGTGTTTCGCCGTAAGAGTGGTGGAGGCTGTGTGTATGCCGATCAAGACAATGTGATGATGTCCTTTGTGACCCCCAATGAGGACGTGGCTCTGACGTTCAATAGGTTCATAGGTATGCTTCTGTTGGTACTTAGGAAACTGGGCGTTAAAGCAACGAGTACCACGCATAACGACGTGATGATAGGTGGAAGGAAAGTGAGCGGTACTGCCTTCTATCATCTGCCCGGACGCAGTATCGTTCATGCCACCATGCTTTATGATACGAACATGGATCATATGCTTCATGCCATCACGCCGAGTCATGAGAAGTTACAGGCTAAAGGCATAGAAAGCGTGCGTCAGCGTATCACCTTTCTGAAAGATTATATCCCCCAAAGCCTTGAAGAGTTCAAAACGTTCGTAAGAAGTACACTCTGCAACGACGAGTGGGTGCTGACGGAGGATGAGATTAAAGGTATAGAGGCGCTGGAACAGACGTATTTAGACAAGGACTTTGTTAAACTGATAATTAAATCATAA
- the pfkA gene encoding 6-phosphofructokinase, with protein MTKIKTIGILTSGGDSPGMNAAIRAVTRAGIYNGFTIKGIYRGYDGLIKDEVKVLTTEDVSGIITRGGTILKTARSKEFMTPEGMQKAYETCQKEEIDALVVIGGNGSLTGAWNFGVEYDFPVIGLPGTIDNDLYGTDATIGYDTTMNTIMECVDRIRDTANSHERIFFVEVMGRDAGFLAQNCAIACGAEAAIVPEEATDVDQLAAFMSRGIRKSKKSCIVIVSESPKCGALYYADRVKNEFPGFDVRVSILGHLQRGGSPSARDRILASSTGVGAIEAIKQGQRNVMVGYRNNDIVYVPFSECIRTDKHFDKRLITVLNELSI; from the coding sequence ATGACGAAGATTAAAACTATCGGTATCTTAACGTCGGGCGGTGACTCGCCCGGAATGAACGCAGCTATCCGTGCAGTAACACGTGCGGGTATTTACAATGGGTTTACGATTAAGGGTATCTATCGTGGTTACGACGGATTGATTAAGGACGAGGTGAAGGTGCTGACCACAGAGGATGTGAGTGGTATCATTACTCGTGGCGGTACTATTTTGAAGACGGCTCGCAGCAAGGAATTTATGACGCCCGAGGGTATGCAGAAAGCATATGAGACGTGTCAGAAGGAGGAGATCGATGCTCTAGTGGTGATAGGCGGAAACGGTTCGCTGACTGGCGCGTGGAATTTTGGTGTAGAGTACGATTTTCCTGTTATCGGCTTGCCTGGAACCATTGATAATGACCTCTACGGTACGGATGCCACCATTGGTTACGATACGACGATGAACACCATCATGGAGTGTGTGGACCGTATTCGTGATACGGCGAACTCGCATGAGCGTATCTTCTTCGTGGAAGTGATGGGACGCGATGCCGGTTTCCTGGCTCAGAACTGTGCTATTGCCTGTGGTGCTGAGGCTGCTATTGTGCCGGAAGAGGCCACTGACGTGGACCAGTTGGCTGCCTTTATGTCTCGCGGAATCCGTAAGTCAAAGAAATCGTGCATCGTAATTGTGTCAGAGAGTCCTAAATGTGGTGCCCTCTACTATGCTGACCGCGTAAAGAACGAATTCCCTGGGTTCGATGTGCGTGTATCTATCCTTGGTCACTTACAGCGAGGTGGTAGTCCTTCAGCACGCGACCGTATTCTGGCTAGTAGCACGGGCGTAGGAGCCATTGAGGCTATCAAACAGGGTCAGCGTAACGTGATGGTGGGCTATAGAAACAACGACATTGTTTACGTGCCCTTCTCTGAGTGCATTCGCACAGACAAGCACTTTGACAAGCGTCTTATTACGGTGCTCAATGAACTGAGCATCTAA